From a region of the Paeniglutamicibacter cryotolerans genome:
- a CDS encoding ABC transporter permease codes for MTQPSTQRPGNAASQAQRILCQGRYETRAMLSNGEQLVIAIVLPLMALFGLTFTNLLDGVETTAINAATPGVLTLCVVSTAFTGQGIATGFDRRYGVLRFLSTTPLGRAGLIYGKVIAVLSVLAIQVVVICSTALLLGWTPAPGGLPLAAVLLVLGAAAFTALGLLIAGTVRPEATLAITNLAWVLLAGIGGVLFPAASSPAFIRPVIELLPSAALGDGLRSALIDGSASGPSLLILAVWTVLAGLAATRYFKWN; via the coding sequence ATGACCCAGCCGTCCACCCAGCGCCCCGGCAACGCGGCGTCCCAGGCCCAGCGCATCCTGTGCCAGGGCCGCTACGAGACCCGGGCCATGCTCTCCAACGGCGAGCAGCTAGTCATTGCCATCGTGCTGCCGCTGATGGCGCTGTTCGGCCTGACGTTCACCAACCTGCTCGACGGGGTGGAAACCACGGCGATCAACGCGGCAACCCCCGGCGTGCTCACCCTGTGCGTGGTTTCCACCGCGTTCACCGGCCAGGGCATCGCCACCGGGTTCGACCGCCGCTACGGCGTGCTGCGCTTCCTGTCCACCACGCCGCTGGGCCGGGCCGGACTGATCTACGGCAAGGTCATCGCCGTGCTGAGCGTACTTGCCATCCAGGTCGTCGTGATTTGTTCGACGGCGCTTCTGCTGGGCTGGACCCCGGCGCCGGGCGGGCTGCCTTTGGCGGCCGTGCTGCTGGTCCTCGGCGCCGCGGCGTTCACCGCGCTGGGCCTGCTGATCGCCGGCACCGTGCGCCCCGAGGCCACGCTGGCCATCACCAACCTCGCCTGGGTACTGCTCGCCGGCATCGGCGGCGTCCTCTTCCCCGCGGCAAGCTCCCCGGCCTTCATCCGCCCGGTCATCGAACTGCTGCCGTCGGCTGCACTCGGCGACGGCCTGCGCTCCGCGCTGATCGACGGCTCCGCCTCCGGCCCGTCCCTCCTCATCCTCGCTGTCTGGACGGTTCTCGCCGGCCTGGCCGCCACCCGCTACTTCAAGTGGAACTGA
- a CDS encoding helix-turn-helix transcriptional regulator, whose amino-acid sequence MYSSHEPDPAVVTPAQTAPAGPEGEERTRDRVLFAVLEDGPVSAAELGDRLGFTPAAVRRHLDALSREGLVEVKLVANQATGAGRPARRYVLSHRGQSKMGNDYLDIATEALSELGRAAGEKAVEAFAARRFAAMEQRYRPRLAQATSLRERAELLSDALSDDGFVASTRDMGTNHASATMLSVQLCQGHCPIQDLAREFPVFCEMETQSFSRLLGVDVRRLSTLAGGGHVCTTHVPVGRDQAPQRAEKRTRIKITKQERPR is encoded by the coding sequence GTGTATTCATCACATGAACCCGATCCGGCTGTCGTCACGCCGGCGCAGACCGCTCCGGCAGGCCCGGAGGGCGAGGAGCGCACGCGCGATCGTGTCCTCTTCGCGGTGCTCGAGGACGGTCCGGTCAGCGCTGCCGAGCTCGGCGACCGGCTGGGATTCACCCCCGCCGCCGTCCGCCGCCACCTTGACGCGCTTAGCCGCGAGGGCCTGGTCGAGGTCAAGCTCGTCGCGAACCAAGCCACCGGCGCGGGTCGTCCGGCTCGCCGCTACGTGCTCAGCCACCGTGGCCAGTCCAAGATGGGCAACGACTATCTGGACATCGCCACCGAGGCGCTGAGCGAACTGGGCCGTGCCGCCGGGGAGAAGGCGGTCGAGGCCTTCGCAGCCCGCCGCTTCGCCGCGATGGAACAGCGCTACCGCCCGCGACTGGCACAGGCGACATCCTTGCGCGAACGCGCCGAACTGCTCTCCGACGCGCTGAGCGACGACGGTTTCGTCGCCTCCACCCGGGATATGGGCACCAACCATGCCTCGGCCACCATGCTCAGCGTCCAGCTGTGCCAGGGGCACTGCCCCATCCAAGATTTGGCCCGTGAGTTTCCCGTTTTTTGCGAAATGGAAACCCAGTCATTTTCCCGGCTCCTCGGTGTCGACGTGCGACGGCTGTCCACGCTGGCCGGGGGCGGGCACGTTTGTACGACCCACGTTCCCGTGGGTCGGGACCAAGCTCCTCAGCGTGCTGAGAAGAGAACTCGAATCAAGATCACTAAGCAGGAGAGGCCGCGATGA
- a CDS encoding energy-coupling factor ABC transporter ATP-binding protein has protein sequence MNVICLESASVAAPPTTPGDPETTLLHPTTLDLGEHRIAVIGSNGSGKSTLLRLLNGLHAPSAGTVSVRGNDTVRALRQVRRDVGFLFTDPLSQLVMPVVVEDVELSFKATIKDRTARRSAALDALDRLGLGHLAEHSIYDLSGGERQLVALCSVLAAGQRILVADEPTTLLDLRNNALLQDTIASLDQQVIYATHDLGFAAAAERLLVLDDARIIYDGNPAAGIAAYRSLALHGRIR, from the coding sequence TTGAACGTGATCTGCCTTGAATCCGCATCCGTGGCGGCCCCCCCGACCACCCCTGGCGACCCGGAAACCACCTTGCTGCACCCCACCACCCTTGACCTCGGCGAGCACCGGATCGCCGTCATCGGCTCCAACGGCTCGGGCAAGTCGACGCTGCTGCGCCTGCTCAACGGGCTGCACGCCCCCAGCGCCGGCACGGTGAGCGTGCGCGGCAACGACACGGTCCGCGCCTTGCGCCAGGTCCGCCGGGATGTCGGCTTCCTATTCACCGACCCGCTCTCGCAGCTGGTCATGCCCGTGGTCGTCGAGGACGTCGAACTCTCCTTCAAAGCGACGATCAAGGACAGGACGGCCCGCCGCTCCGCCGCATTGGACGCCCTGGACCGGCTGGGGCTGGGCCACCTGGCCGAACACAGCATCTACGACCTCTCGGGAGGCGAACGCCAGCTGGTGGCCCTGTGTAGCGTACTGGCTGCCGGCCAGCGGATCCTGGTCGCCGACGAACCCACCACACTGCTTGACCTGCGCAACAACGCGCTGCTTCAAGACACCATCGCCTCCCTGGACCAGCAGGTGATCTACGCCACCCACGACCTTGGATTCGCCGCCGCCGCCGAGCGCCTGCTGGTGCTCGACGACGCCCGCATCATCTACGACGGGAACCCGGCGGCCGGGATCGCCGCGTACCGCTCGCTGGCCCTCCACGGACGGATACGCTGA
- the sufC gene encoding Fe-S cluster assembly ATPase SufC, producing the protein MSTLEIKDLHVSIETEQGEKEILKGVSLTIKTGETHAIMGPNGSGKSTLAATIAGHPRYNVTSGSITLDGDDVLEMSVDERARAGLFLAMQYPVEIPGVSMTNFLRTAKTAIDGVAPSLRHWTKDVKAAMSELKIDPEFAARNVNEGFSGGEKKRVEILQLELFKPKFAVLDETDSGLDVDALKVVSEGVNRAKENNNMGTLLITHYTRILRYIKPDFVHVFVDGQIAEQGGAELADRLEDEGYDRFVNIDAKA; encoded by the coding sequence ATGTCTACTCTGGAAATCAAGGACCTCCACGTCTCGATCGAGACCGAACAGGGCGAAAAGGAAATCCTCAAGGGTGTTTCCCTGACCATCAAGACCGGTGAGACCCACGCGATCATGGGCCCCAACGGCTCGGGCAAGTCGACGCTGGCGGCGACCATCGCCGGACACCCGCGTTACAATGTCACCTCGGGCTCCATCACGCTCGATGGCGACGACGTGCTCGAAATGAGCGTCGACGAGCGGGCCCGCGCCGGCTTGTTCCTGGCCATGCAGTACCCGGTCGAGATCCCGGGCGTCTCCATGACGAACTTCCTGCGTACCGCCAAGACTGCCATCGATGGTGTCGCACCCTCGCTGCGGCACTGGACCAAGGACGTCAAGGCGGCCATGTCCGAGCTGAAGATCGACCCGGAATTCGCTGCCCGCAACGTCAACGAGGGCTTCTCCGGCGGCGAGAAGAAGCGCGTGGAGATCCTGCAGCTGGAACTCTTCAAGCCGAAGTTCGCGGTGCTCGACGAGACCGACTCCGGCCTGGACGTCGACGCGCTGAAGGTGGTTTCCGAGGGCGTCAACCGCGCCAAGGAAAACAACAACATGGGCACGCTGCTGATCACCCACTACACCCGCATTCTGCGCTACATCAAGCCGGATTTCGTGCACGTCTTCGTCGACGGGCAGATCGCCGAGCAGGGTGGAGCGGAGCTTGCGGACCGCCTCGAAGACGAGGGCTACGACCGCTTCGTCAACATCGACGCCAAGGCCTAG
- a CDS encoding HNH endonuclease signature motif containing protein: protein MNTDPNVTTLMLALSATSDPLRQLAAADDFRASLFHGFIGSETTPVRAAALVALVERGHRITGHGQVLAAHAAQRTLVHELDDARLTSIDAALEPSGAFASGATDLPSEDYSPRAGKPLFRDATEFLHRRLCITRTEAGNRIASAALLLPGTDDYGLPRPARFPLLGGLLGTAEADPGNLTSAARKLAELRLSSDRLPDGPVIATDLERAVAESVRTQDSRGTRAVLQQLEAGLEAAALDPSPEELHARQGMFFVSSRRGLDEWKVLCTADQSEVLLTCFDTINNPRLKTNRVPATWSGGASASVVGSRSDAAAPAPPSWFGIEATDPRAATGPGGIGDGSQTTGGWDSTTAQRRLELLITACRGELSGTGASGPKRPRTQLVVSIDYRSLLGQLEAAGSTAHGAQLAPATIRRLACDAEVIPLLLDTNGRVLDLGRSTRKFPTHQRVAIAHRDRGCVFPGCTEPPEHCEIHHVEFWRDGGVTSVDNGAMLCVSHHHVAHLGAFGIKVVNGVPYVLPPTSLDPLRRPIRNTYWHPELIGNPQPPGSIPGVA, encoded by the coding sequence ATGAACACGGATCCGAATGTCACCACACTGATGCTGGCCCTTTCGGCCACATCAGACCCGCTACGGCAGCTTGCCGCAGCCGATGACTTCCGTGCGTCCCTGTTCCACGGCTTCATCGGGTCCGAAACCACCCCGGTCCGGGCAGCCGCGCTGGTAGCACTCGTCGAGCGAGGCCATCGCATCACCGGACACGGCCAGGTCTTGGCCGCCCACGCCGCACAACGCACGCTGGTCCATGAGCTCGACGACGCCCGCCTCACCTCCATCGATGCGGCACTGGAACCATCCGGCGCCTTCGCCTCCGGCGCAACGGACCTGCCCTCCGAGGACTATTCCCCGCGCGCCGGCAAACCACTCTTCCGCGACGCCACCGAATTCCTACACCGGCGTCTGTGCATCACCCGCACCGAGGCAGGCAACCGGATTGCCTCCGCCGCGCTGCTGCTGCCCGGCACGGACGACTACGGCCTGCCGCGCCCGGCCCGCTTCCCGTTGCTCGGCGGCCTGCTGGGCACCGCCGAGGCCGATCCCGGGAATCTCACCTCAGCTGCCCGGAAACTCGCAGAGCTCCGCCTGAGCAGCGACCGGCTGCCCGATGGCCCCGTCATCGCCACCGACCTCGAACGCGCCGTTGCCGAATCAGTGCGCACTCAGGATTCCCGCGGGACCCGCGCCGTGCTGCAACAATTGGAGGCCGGACTCGAGGCAGCGGCCCTGGATCCGTCCCCCGAGGAGCTGCATGCCCGCCAGGGCATGTTCTTCGTCAGCTCCAGGCGCGGGCTGGACGAATGGAAGGTGCTGTGCACCGCCGACCAATCCGAAGTGCTCCTCACATGCTTCGACACGATCAACAACCCCCGGCTGAAAACCAACCGGGTGCCGGCAACCTGGAGCGGTGGCGCTTCCGCATCCGTCGTTGGCAGCCGGTCCGACGCCGCGGCCCCTGCGCCCCCGTCCTGGTTCGGCATCGAGGCCACGGACCCCCGCGCCGCAACCGGACCCGGTGGCATCGGGGACGGAAGCCAGACAACCGGCGGCTGGGATTCGACGACGGCCCAGCGCCGCCTGGAACTGCTGATCACGGCCTGCCGCGGCGAACTCTCCGGCACCGGAGCCTCCGGGCCCAAACGGCCCCGAACCCAGCTCGTCGTCAGCATCGACTACCGCAGCCTGCTGGGGCAGCTCGAAGCCGCAGGAAGCACCGCCCACGGGGCACAGCTCGCTCCGGCCACGATCCGGCGTCTGGCCTGCGATGCCGAAGTCATCCCCTTGTTGCTGGACACCAACGGACGCGTACTTGACCTGGGTCGCTCCACGCGGAAATTCCCCACCCACCAACGGGTCGCCATCGCCCACAGGGACCGTGGCTGCGTGTTCCCGGGATGCACAGAGCCGCCGGAACACTGCGAGATCCACCATGTGGAGTTCTGGCGCGACGGTGGTGTGACATCGGTGGATAACGGCGCCATGCTCTGCGTTTCGCACCACCACGTGGCCCATCTGGGCGCCTTCGGCATTAAAGTGGTCAACGGCGTGCCATATGTACTGCCGCCGACCTCCCTCGACCCGCTGCGCCGCCCGATCCGGAACACCTATTGGCACCCCGAGCTGATCGGCAACCCGCAGCCCCCGGGCAGCATCCCCGGCGTCGCCTGA
- a CDS encoding ABC transporter ATP-binding protein, translated as MSTVPPSLLIEDLLKDFGPVPALDGRMLRVLNGVSLRAHAGSITTLLGSNGAGKSTTLACAQGLLKPDGGTVRLLGENPLNASAVLRSRVGVMLQDGGLPPSIRPIQLLRHVASMFAAPADIDALIERLGINEFSTTNIRRLSGGQKQRVALAAALAGNPEVVFLDEPSAGLDPQSRSAVFDLILELRTAGLCIVLTTHLMEDAQKLSDYVYIIDKGRNVAEGSVAELTARAAEGAEVRALEFTASAGLCSPGLPAHLSLGEPSPGNYRVDGVSGPEDLAALTEWWRADGVFPTALSMQPRSLEDVFLEIASGGQK; from the coding sequence GTGTCCACTGTGCCTCCGAGCCTCCTCATCGAGGACCTGCTCAAAGACTTCGGCCCCGTCCCCGCCCTGGACGGACGCATGCTGCGCGTACTGAACGGCGTCAGCCTGCGTGCCCATGCGGGTTCCATCACCACGCTGCTCGGCTCCAACGGCGCCGGCAAGTCGACCACGCTGGCCTGCGCCCAGGGCCTGCTCAAGCCCGATGGCGGCACCGTCAGACTGCTCGGTGAGAACCCGCTCAACGCCTCCGCGGTCCTGCGCTCCCGGGTCGGGGTGATGCTCCAGGACGGCGGACTGCCGCCCTCGATCCGCCCAATCCAGCTGTTGCGCCACGTCGCTTCGATGTTCGCCGCCCCGGCCGACATCGATGCACTGATCGAGCGTCTGGGCATCAACGAATTCTCCACCACCAACATCCGGCGGCTCTCCGGTGGCCAGAAGCAGCGCGTGGCACTGGCAGCGGCCCTGGCCGGAAACCCCGAGGTGGTGTTCCTGGACGAGCCAAGCGCGGGGCTTGACCCGCAATCACGCTCCGCGGTCTTCGACCTGATCCTCGAGCTGCGCACCGCCGGGCTGTGCATTGTGCTGACCACGCACCTGATGGAGGACGCGCAGAAGCTCTCCGACTATGTCTACATCATCGACAAGGGAAGAAACGTCGCCGAGGGCTCCGTCGCCGAGCTGACGGCCCGCGCCGCCGAGGGCGCCGAGGTCCGCGCGCTGGAATTCACCGCCTCGGCAGGACTATGCTCCCCCGGATTGCCCGCGCACCTTTCACTGGGCGAACCGAGCCCCGGCAACTACCGCGTGGACGGGGTATCGGGCCCCGAGGACCTGGCGGCGCTCACCGAGTGGTGGCGCGCCGACGGGGTCTTCCCCACCGCCCTGTCCATGCAGCCGCGCTCCCTGGAAGACGTCTTCCTGGAAATCGCCTCCGGAGGCCAGAAATGA
- the sufB gene encoding Fe-S cluster assembly protein SufB, whose product MTDQIAQESADPGVIAEILEKNPELEGIGTYEYGWSDGNDAGANARRGVNEEVVRDISAKKSEPEWMLDLRLKGLKYFDRKPMPTWGADLSGIDFDNIKYFVRSTEQQAKTWEDLPEEIRNTYEKLGIPEAERERLVSGVAAQYESEVVYHQLREDLEAQGVIFLDTDTALKEHEDVFKEYFGSVIPVGDNKFASLNTATWSGGSFVYVPKGVHVEIPLQAYFRINTENMGQFERTLIIADEDSYVHYIEGCTAPIYSSDSLHSAVVEIIVKKGARVRYTTIQNWSNNVYNLVTKRAICEAGATMEWVDGNIGSKVTMKYPAVYLVGEGATGETLSIAFAGAGQHQDTGSKMVHIAPNTNSKIVAKSVARNGGRSAYRGLVQVREGAKGSKNSVECDALLVDQISRSDTYPYIDVREDDVTMGHEATVSRVSEEQLFYLMSRGLTEEEAMGMIVRGFIEPIARELPMEYAMELNRLIELQMEGSVG is encoded by the coding sequence ATGACGGATCAGATTGCACAGGAGTCCGCCGACCCCGGCGTGATTGCCGAGATCCTGGAGAAAAACCCGGAACTCGAAGGTATCGGCACTTACGAATATGGATGGTCGGACGGAAACGACGCGGGCGCCAATGCGCGCCGCGGCGTCAACGAAGAGGTCGTGCGCGACATCTCCGCCAAGAAGTCCGAGCCCGAATGGATGCTGGACCTGCGCCTCAAGGGGCTGAAGTACTTCGACCGCAAGCCGATGCCGACCTGGGGCGCAGACCTCTCGGGCATCGACTTCGACAACATCAAGTACTTCGTGCGCTCCACCGAGCAGCAGGCGAAGACCTGGGAGGACCTCCCGGAGGAAATCCGCAACACGTACGAGAAGCTGGGCATCCCGGAGGCGGAGCGCGAGCGCCTGGTCTCCGGCGTCGCCGCCCAGTACGAGTCCGAGGTGGTGTACCACCAGCTGCGCGAGGACCTCGAGGCCCAGGGCGTCATCTTCCTGGACACCGACACGGCGTTGAAGGAACACGAGGACGTCTTCAAGGAGTACTTCGGTTCGGTCATCCCGGTGGGGGACAACAAGTTCGCCTCGCTGAACACGGCCACCTGGTCCGGCGGTTCCTTCGTGTACGTCCCCAAGGGCGTCCACGTCGAAATCCCGCTGCAGGCGTACTTCCGCATCAACACGGAGAACATGGGGCAGTTCGAGCGCACCCTGATCATCGCCGATGAGGATTCCTACGTCCACTACATCGAGGGCTGCACCGCCCCGATCTACTCCTCCGACTCGCTGCACTCGGCAGTCGTGGAGATCATCGTGAAGAAGGGCGCCCGCGTGCGCTACACGACGATCCAGAACTGGTCGAACAACGTGTACAACCTGGTCACCAAGCGCGCCATCTGCGAAGCTGGCGCGACCATGGAGTGGGTCGATGGCAACATCGGCTCCAAGGTCACCATGAAGTACCCGGCCGTGTACCTGGTCGGCGAGGGAGCCACCGGCGAAACCCTCTCGATCGCGTTCGCCGGTGCCGGACAGCACCAGGACACCGGTTCCAAAATGGTGCACATCGCACCGAACACGAACTCGAAGATCGTCGCGAAGTCGGTGGCCCGCAACGGCGGCCGTTCGGCCTACCGCGGCCTGGTCCAGGTCCGCGAGGGAGCCAAGGGCTCGAAGAACTCGGTCGAGTGCGACGCGCTGCTGGTCGACCAGATCTCGCGTTCGGACACCTACCCGTACATCGACGTCCGCGAGGACGACGTGACCATGGGCCACGAGGCAACGGTTTCCCGCGTGTCCGAGGAGCAGCTCTTCTACCTGATGAGCCGCGGCCTGACCGAGGAGGAAGCCATGGGCATGATCGTGCGCGGCTTCATCGAGCCGATCGCACGCGAACTTCCGATGGAATACGCCATGGAACTGAACCGCCTCATTGAACTGCAGATGGAAGGGTCCGTCGGTTAA
- a CDS encoding metal-sulfur cluster assembly factor, with amino-acid sequence MGETTNEALQGNTQADLEDVEEALKDVIDPELGVNIVDLGLLYGLKYATDGALLIDMTLTTAACPLTDVIEEQVAVAMGTVVDEYRLNWVWMPPWGPERITDDGRDQMRALGFNI; translated from the coding sequence ATGGGCGAGACGACGAACGAGGCCCTCCAGGGCAACACCCAGGCCGATCTGGAGGACGTCGAAGAGGCGCTCAAGGACGTGATCGATCCCGAGCTCGGGGTCAACATCGTGGATCTGGGCCTGCTCTACGGGCTGAAGTACGCCACCGATGGTGCGCTGCTGATCGACATGACCCTGACCACCGCGGCCTGCCCGCTCACCGACGTGATCGAGGAGCAGGTGGCCGTGGCCATGGGGACGGTTGTCGACGAGTACCGGTTGAACTGGGTTTGGATGCCGCCGTGGGGTCCGGAGCGCATCACCGATGACGGCCGCGACCAGATGCGCGCGCTGGGCTTCAATATCTAG
- the sufD gene encoding Fe-S cluster assembly protein SufD, producing MTDTATHIPGEKARLGAPAIAGFTEEGENLSPLNAPEGHSHGKGAPVPDSSRAGRLTSYQLEDFAALTGREEDFRFTPLKRLGGLHKDALTGAAPSIEVTGSDVVSVETVAMTDARVGSAGIPEDRLSANAWRYAADATIVTIPANAENVLSTLRITGAGTEAAAQHIVLVAEPNSRGVIVLDHVGTAVVSQNVEFLVKDGAELTVISLQAWDEKTVHASSQQAKIAKDAKFKHIAVTFGGETVRLTPSARFSGQGGEVELFGLYFADAGQHLEHRLFVDHGTPNCKSNVLYKGALQGKDAHTVWVGDVLIRKEAMGTDSYEANRNLVLSDGTRCDSIPNLEIETGLINGAGHASTTGRFDDEHLFYLMARGIDEKTARRLVVRGFLNEIVQQIRIPELEERLTETIELELAATES from the coding sequence ATGACTGATACAGCTACACACATCCCCGGCGAAAAGGCGCGCCTCGGCGCCCCGGCCATCGCGGGCTTCACCGAAGAGGGCGAGAACCTCTCCCCGTTGAACGCACCCGAGGGCCACAGCCACGGCAAGGGCGCCCCGGTGCCTGATTCATCGCGCGCCGGCCGCCTGACCAGCTACCAGCTGGAGGACTTCGCAGCGCTCACCGGGCGCGAAGAGGACTTCCGCTTCACGCCGCTCAAGCGCCTGGGTGGACTGCACAAGGACGCCCTGACCGGTGCCGCGCCGAGTATCGAGGTCACCGGCTCCGATGTCGTATCCGTGGAAACCGTTGCGATGACCGACGCTCGCGTCGGTTCGGCCGGCATCCCCGAGGACCGCCTCTCGGCCAACGCCTGGCGCTACGCCGCTGATGCCACCATCGTGACCATTCCGGCCAACGCGGAGAACGTGCTCTCGACGTTGCGCATCACCGGCGCCGGGACCGAGGCAGCGGCCCAGCACATCGTGCTGGTCGCCGAGCCGAATTCCCGCGGCGTCATCGTGCTGGATCACGTCGGTACGGCCGTCGTGAGCCAGAACGTCGAATTCCTGGTCAAGGACGGTGCCGAACTGACGGTCATCTCGCTGCAGGCCTGGGACGAAAAGACGGTCCACGCCTCCTCGCAGCAGGCAAAGATCGCCAAGGACGCGAAGTTCAAGCACATTGCCGTCACCTTCGGTGGCGAAACCGTGCGCCTGACCCCCTCGGCCCGCTTTAGCGGCCAGGGCGGCGAGGTCGAACTCTTCGGCCTGTACTTTGCCGACGCCGGCCAGCACCTGGAGCACCGTCTCTTCGTCGACCACGGCACCCCGAACTGCAAATCCAACGTGCTCTACAAGGGCGCGCTGCAGGGCAAGGACGCACACACCGTGTGGGTCGGCGACGTGCTGATCCGCAAGGAGGCCATGGGCACCGACTCCTACGAGGCGAACCGCAACCTGGTACTGTCCGACGGCACCCGCTGCGACTCGATCCCGAACCTGGAGATCGAAACCGGGCTCATCAACGGTGCCGGCCACGCCAGCACCACCGGACGCTTCGACGACGAGCACCTGTTCTACCTGATGGCCCGCGGCATCGACGAGAAGACGGCCCGCCGTCTGGTCGTGCGCGGCTTCCTCAACGAGATCGTGCAGCAGATCCGCATCCCGGAGCTCGAAGAGCGCCTCACCGAGACCATCGAGCTCGAGCTCGCTGCAACGGAATCCTAA
- a CDS encoding COX15/CtaA family protein codes for MSTTTSRIATWAEKLPTSVTPTVHRLAIASLASQIGIIVTGGAVRLTKSGLGCSQWPNCVPGSMTPVPASGIHGLIEFGNRMLTFVLVVIAIAMIASLWNMRRKHPVPFRLSIVLLGVIPIQAIIGGITVWTRLNPWVVSLHFLASAALVAAAALLVNRTGMLLRGGTTPAALPVTPTQSALGWLIMATASASVILGTIVTGTGPHAGANSNDGLPAPRHDFDAYLVTRVHVVPVYLLVAATVFALAYAITKGAPKELRTGLWLLAGVVLLQGAIGYTQHFTGLPIGLVLAHMLCSALLVAAAFNVWDRSTGRFPA; via the coding sequence ATGAGCACCACTACCTCCCGGATCGCCACCTGGGCCGAAAAACTGCCCACCAGCGTGACACCGACAGTGCACCGCCTTGCCATCGCCTCGCTGGCATCGCAGATCGGCATCATCGTCACCGGCGGCGCCGTCCGCCTGACCAAGTCCGGCCTCGGCTGTTCGCAGTGGCCCAATTGCGTGCCCGGGTCGATGACCCCGGTCCCGGCCAGCGGCATCCACGGCCTGATCGAGTTCGGAAACCGCATGCTGACCTTCGTGCTGGTGGTCATCGCCATCGCCATGATCGCTTCGCTGTGGAACATGCGCCGCAAGCACCCGGTCCCGTTCCGGCTCTCCATCGTGCTGCTCGGCGTGATCCCTATCCAGGCGATCATCGGTGGCATCACCGTCTGGACCCGGCTGAACCCATGGGTGGTCTCGCTGCACTTCCTGGCCTCCGCCGCCCTGGTGGCGGCCGCCGCACTGCTGGTCAACCGCACCGGAATGCTGCTGCGCGGGGGCACCACACCCGCTGCCCTGCCGGTCACCCCGACGCAGTCCGCGCTCGGCTGGCTGATCATGGCCACCGCATCTGCATCCGTCATCCTGGGCACTATCGTCACCGGCACCGGCCCGCACGCCGGCGCCAACAGCAACGACGGCCTACCGGCCCCGCGCCATGATTTCGATGCCTACCTCGTCACCCGGGTCCACGTCGTCCCGGTGTACCTGCTGGTCGCCGCCACCGTGTTCGCCCTCGCCTATGCGATAACGAAAGGTGCGCCGAAGGAACTGCGGACCGGACTCTGGCTGCTGGCCGGCGTGGTGCTGCTGCAGGGGGCCATCGGCTACACCCAGCACTTCACCGGGCTTCCCATCGGGCTGGTTCTGGCCCACATGCTCTGCTCCGCGCTTCTCGTCGCGGCGGCATTCAACGTCTGGGACCGCTCCACCGGTAGGTTCCCGGCCTAG
- a CDS encoding energy-coupling factor transporter transmembrane component T family protein yields MRRSLMLLGQRVQGTSVVHRAPLWLKYLVLVAAGLAVLLFRELAVALGALAFSVVAYALAGARVLRLWAAPLRMLWWVFAIIGLHQSLINSPLFALTILSGMFAALQLGRLVLLTTEQSALIDGLAQAAAPLRLVGGDPDALALSVALMLRSIPAIAGAVADVSDAASARGLGRNPLALASPVVIGAVAYARRTGDALAARGIMDRPPSEG; encoded by the coding sequence ATGCGCCGTTCGCTGATGCTATTGGGCCAGCGGGTCCAGGGCACCTCCGTGGTGCACCGGGCACCACTCTGGCTCAAGTACCTGGTGCTGGTCGCGGCCGGACTCGCCGTGCTGCTGTTCCGCGAACTGGCGGTGGCCCTGGGCGCGCTGGCGTTCAGCGTCGTGGCCTATGCCTTGGCCGGAGCGCGGGTGTTGCGGCTGTGGGCGGCCCCGCTGCGGATGCTCTGGTGGGTGTTCGCCATCATCGGACTCCATCAGAGCCTGATCAATTCGCCGCTGTTCGCGCTGACCATCCTCTCGGGCATGTTCGCCGCCCTGCAACTGGGCCGGCTGGTGCTGCTGACCACCGAGCAGTCGGCGTTGATCGACGGGCTCGCCCAGGCCGCGGCGCCCTTGCGCCTCGTGGGTGGCGATCCAGATGCGCTGGCCCTGTCCGTGGCGCTGATGCTACGCAGCATTCCCGCCATCGCCGGAGCCGTGGCCGATGTCAGCGACGCTGCGTCGGCCCGCGGCCTGGGCCGCAATCCCCTGGCCCTGGCTTCCCCCGTGGTCATCGGGGCGGTGGCCTATGCACGGCGCACCGGCGACGCGTTGGCGGCGCGCGGCATCATGGACCGGCCTCCGTCCGAAGGCTGA